The genomic stretch AAAGGCACATAATATTACCGAGTCGTCGTGATTTCACTTACTAAATAGtacaaaggcaaagacacttctTTTCCCATGGGAATATGATGATATATAACAATATCGCCCATTATGATTTAGCTATATAGAGGCACACATTTTTTCTATATACTTTGGGAAATGATGAAATAACAAAATCACCTGTAGGGTGTGATGCTGAGTATATGTGTATTTAAATTAAAACTTCCTTATTCCGCTGTAGGCGGTAGCTTTGCTTCAGAGACATTGTGATGCTGGATAATCAATAAGCTTTTACCAAAAGATTGCTATATTATGTTCTCAGTAGAAAGGAGCATGTTTGTTATTTTACTTGTCTCAAACTTCCATGGACTGAAGCCTGTAGGTGAGTACGAGTTGGCTGAGAAATGACGAGTAGATGACGACATGTCGTCTGACTGTCTGAGAAATGATTAGTAGATGACGACATGTTGACGAGTTGGGTGATGAGCAGATGACGACATGATATTGCCAAGTAGTGGCATCTCAAGATTTACTTGTCAAGTAAGTTTCTTGCTCTACTAAACTGGATGTCTTTAGTTGGCATCATAGGGTAGTAGCTTGTTACAATACCTATATAGTACGGAGTGTATACTTCGTTTAGTAAAATATGCATGTCTTCCCATTGCCTTCACGTGTTTGCACGTTCTTAAACGATAGGTTATGAAATCATCCATGATCTCATGCAGACCTTTCAGTGTTTGTAAGCGTAAGTACTAAGTTGTGTACTCCTAATGTGTACGGTGATGTTTTTCAAAATTACTCTTTTTTTCCACAAATTTGAGTCACTGAAATCTGTTGCAACAAATAAAAAGTTGAGAAATTAAACACAACATTTGAACTGGGTTTACAAAGTAGAGTCGTCATATACAAAGAATAGGGCAGGTAAGTTTCAAGAGTAGAGTTTACTCAAGACTAAGTTAGCTCCATGTTGAGGCTTAATAGTCATAATAGCATAGGGTGCATGAGCATAAGTCGGTGAGAGTTCAAAAGTGAAGCGTTGTAAGATCATGGACAAGGCGAGCTTGGCTTCCAGAAGTGCGAAATTTTTGCCAATGCAAATTCGTGGACCCATACTGAAAGGGAAATATATAGGTTGGCCTTTAGTTGCTTCCAAAACACCTTCGGCAAATCTTTGAGGGTTAAAATCTTTGGAATCTTCACCCCAAATACTAGAATCTTGTTGAAGAACACAAATTGGGAGAATAATTTCAGTTCCTTCTGGAATTAGTAACTCTCTTAATTGTATGTCCTGGTAAACTTTTCTCATGAGCATATAAGCTGGTGGGTACAACCTAAGTACCTCGTTTAGAATCATCGTTACCTATAAAATTAGATGTTAAATTATTTTAAATCAAAATGATAACTGTAAGCAAAAACATATATTTTGAAATGCGGAGTAATTCCCAAGATTAGGAGGAATATACTATTGTACTACTTATAGCCTTATGGGGTGGTTGTTTATAGGTATGAGGTATGGATGTATGGTTTGGAAGGACATCTAAGTTCCAACTTCCAACACATACCAAATGCGTGTTTGACAAAAATGTGGGTTTTATACCCGGGTGTGATTTTTCATTCCAAACCTATATCCACGCAGAAAAAAAGCACCCTCTTCGTTTATTAATGCAGTTTAATAAGCTAAAATTTAGTGGCTATAGGGATTGATAATTCATAAATTAGGACGGTGGAATAATTCTTAAACTATGTAATTGTATATTAATTGTGTAAATATGAATACACGATTCCTTTATATATAGTACCAGCTAATTTAGTGCCACTTTCACCTTACCTAGAAAGCCAAATCTTATCAATCTTTGCCTGGTGCACTTACCAGATTCTTTCATAACCAATACataaactaaaaataacaatACTCATTTCTTTCTGATCATTTTTaacctttgtttttttttaacaTAAAGACTAAGGATGGGAAGGGGGACATATtgtagaaatgtaaacaaatgacttcAACACCTTAAAATGAACAGTTTGTCTCTATTAAGATCCTAAGATTAAAGCCGATCAAATAACACCCCATATGGATAGATGGGACAAACGTTTTGCTAGTCCCTAGGCATTCTATTTTCGTCACATCTATccattttaagtttaagacggatatactTATCTTAAACAAGAATGTGTTAAATGAAATACTCAACAAATGAGCAACCTGAGGGAACATTTGAAAAGGAATAAATAAGAAACTCACTGTTTTAAGACGGTTCAAACCATCAAAGTTGGGTCGACCATCCTTTCCAAATTCTTGCAAAACTTCGGCTCTAGCACGGTCTTGCCAAATAGGATGTTTGCCCAACAAAATCAAAGTCCAAGCCAACAAACTTGAAGTAGTTTCAGAGCCAGCCAAATAAAAGAGTTGACATTCTTGAGCCACTTCATACGTTGTTAGACCTCTTCCCTTTTCACTCATATTTGACTCCAATAATATGCCTAACAAATCATCCTTTGTGCTTGCCCCTTCCTCCATTTCTGCCTTCCTTGTCTCTATCATTCTTGTTAATGTTTCTCTTATTTCTCTTACGATTTCGTTCACTCGTCTGTTTCTCTTTGTTGGTATATATCTAAAGTTTCATCACATTCACTAGTTAGCTTAAATGATGCTTTGTTTCATTGGTGTAGAAAGATAGGTCATTTTTAGTTCCGGACACTTTTGGGTTAACTGACTCGTTTCAAGTCGTGGGTATTAAGGTTTTTGTGTGGAATTAGTCAATTTGAGTCATTAGGGGTTCAGGTAATTCTAGATCTCGTCAATTCGGATTCTATTTTTCATGTCACAACCATTCGAATTGGTTTGTTTTATTAGGTCTAGTTTTTAAATTCAGTTTTTATCAAGTAATCTCAGGTACACAAGTTTCTCCATAAGTAAACCAGTCAAATGAGTTGTTTTGGCAAGTCAGTTTGAGTCTTCTTGCATAATGCCATACGGGTTTGGGTTAAGTCGCATTGAGTCGAGTCATTTTGAGCCAGGGTTTGTTATTATCTAGTTAATCAAATACAATATATATGACAACTTGTAGGGAAAAAATGTACCTCCAACCAGGAATGTAATTTGTTGCTTGAAGACTCAGTAATGCTAAGTCGACATATTCTCTTTGTAAATCAAAGATGATTTTCCCCTGTTGATAGCTATTGCCAAAAGCCGATCGAGAGATAAAATCACCTGATAAATTCTCAAGAAAAGGCC from Silene latifolia isolate original U9 population chromosome 2, ASM4854445v1, whole genome shotgun sequence encodes the following:
- the LOC141643477 gene encoding cytochrome P450 72A397-like, coding for MEVKPLIFGVLIVIIVVLIWKAMKLLWLNPKRIERCLRKQGIKGNPYKPFLGDIKELVKLTKKSMLTPINFSDDPIPRIVAFVHHTIQTHGKNSFAWVGPVPWLILSDLEKIKEILTNHEDFRKPDQPINKILNVGLFTKEGDVWAKHRAIINPAFRMDKLKNVCHTIYESCSEMLSSWEEILTSKDGSSEIDVWPFLENLSGDFISRSAFGNSYQQGKIIFDLQREYVDLALLSLQATNYIPGWRYIPTKRNRRVNEIVREIRETLTRMIETRKAEMEEGASTKDDLLGILLESNMSEKGRGLTTYEVAQECQLFYLAGSETTSSLLAWTLILLGKHPIWQDRARAEVLQEFGKDGRPNFDGLNRLKTVTMILNEVLRLYPPAYMLMRKVYQDIQLRELLIPEGTEIILPICVLQQDSSIWGEDSKDFNPQRFAEGVLEATKGQPIYFPFSMGPRICIGKNFALLEAKLALSMILQRFTFELSPTYAHAPYAIMTIKPQHGANLVLSKLYS